In Nicotiana tabacum cultivar K326 chromosome 11, ASM71507v2, whole genome shotgun sequence, a single window of DNA contains:
- the LOC107813220 gene encoding QWRF motif-containing protein 7, translating into MEKEKNRSTRKQNHQPAINIPRSPANSPRLLRSKSGMSLPEIHTYSSIDPVPSLVNRSKSTTKMRTYRGEENVSPLMRSPNYTQIKTTKKSSQENGDHHSFGKFLQRNNQSKISTNSSSAWALSPGRPLPNTVPKSPSTRKLKVESKENSGGGRGGVAGVLKYFKQKKVSPVLEEDFHQYRIMNNRLVQWRFVNARAEASMATIKKVAQKKLFNVWLRISIMRNFTAEKRIQVQKLKHEIKINRIMNSQGRLLREWQRLEVKNSEAVGRVARKLSAVSLCLPLVDGAEAKVTSVYDAVISAEEVMDSIEDFIMNMQWEVEQSCFLLTELIVILKQEKEFLEELENHINTVSSLEVEEETLRVHCIQLAKERSR; encoded by the exons atggAGAAGGAGAAAAATCGCAGTACTCGCAAACAAAATCATCAACCAGCCATTAATATTCCGCGATCACCAGCTAATTCTCCACGATTACTAAGAAGCAAAAGTGGAATGTCACTCCCCGAAATTCACACCTACTCATCAATAGACCCTGTACCAAGTCTTGTCAATCGGTCAAAATCAACGACGAAAATGAGAACTTATAGAGGAGAAGAAAATGTTAGCCCATTGATGAGAAGCCCAAATTATACACAAATCAAGACGACTAAAAAGTCGTCTCAAGAAAATGGAGATCATCATAGTTTTGGTAAATTCTTACAACGCAATAATCAGAGTAAGATTAGTACTAATTCTTCTTCTGCATGGGCATTGTCACCAGGACGTCCATTGCCTAATACGGTCCCTAAGTCGCCGAGTACAAGAAAATTGAAAGTGGAGTCTAAGGAGAATAGTGGTGGCGGTCGAGGCGGTGTTGCTGGGGTTTTGAAGTATTTTAAGCAGAAAAAAGTGTCACCTGTATTAGAAGAAGATTTTCATCAATATAGGATTATGAATAATAGGTTGGTACAATGGAGGTTTGTCAATGCTCGTGCTGAGGCTTCTATGGCTACAATCAAGAAGGTTGCACAG AAGAAATTGTTCAATGTATGGTTAAGAATCTCGATAATGAGAAACTTTACTGCAGAGAAGAGAATTCAAGTGCAAAAATTGAAGCACGAAATTAAAATAAACCGAATAATGAATTCTCAAGGTCGTTTACTTAGAGAATGGCAAAGATTAGAGGTCAAAAATTCTGAAGCAGTTGGAAGGGTGGCCAGGAAATTGTCAGCAGTTTCTCTTTGTCTTCCACTAGTCGATGGAGCTGAG GCAAAAGTGACGTCGGTTTATGATGCTGTGATCTCAGCTGAGGAAGTCATGGACAGTATCGAGGATTTTATTATGAATATGCAATGGGAG GTTGAGCAGTCATGTTTTTTGCTCACAGAGCTTATAGTCATTTTAAAGCAGGAGAAAGAGTTTTTGGAGGAACTAGAGAATCATATAAATACAGTTTCTTCTTTAGAG